A region from the Candidatus Thiothrix putei genome encodes:
- the phaR gene encoding polyhydroxyalkanoate synthesis repressor PhaR, translating to MFHHSSTDEDPMAEERIIKKYPNRRLYDTNQSCYITLSDVRDLVLAETPFKVIDRQSGDDITRSILLQIIMEQESGGQPLFSTDILAQFIRNYSDATRKGFMEYMEQSVGLFTSQQTAMQEQMHKVLAGTPLDAWMKISEQNMETWKKMQESIMGNLQPKK from the coding sequence TTGTTTCATCACAGTAGCACCGACGAAGATCCTATGGCAGAAGAACGCATTATTAAGAAATACCCCAATCGCCGCTTGTACGACACCAACCAGAGTTGTTATATCACTTTGAGCGATGTCCGCGATTTGGTCTTGGCAGAAACCCCTTTCAAAGTCATCGACCGTCAATCTGGTGACGATATTACCCGCAGTATCCTGCTGCAAATCATTATGGAACAGGAATCAGGCGGGCAACCCTTGTTCAGCACCGACATTCTGGCGCAATTTATCCGCAATTACAGTGACGCGACCCGCAAGGGCTTTATGGAGTACATGGAGCAAAGCGTCGGGTTGTTTACCAGTCAGCAAACCGCGATGCAGGAACAGATGCACAAAGTACTCGCAGGCACGCCGCTGGATGCATGGATGAAAATCAGCGAGCAAAATATGGAAACCTGGAAAAAAATGCAGGAAAGCATTATGGGCAATTTACAGCCGAAAAAATAA
- a CDS encoding DUF2130 domain-containing protein, whose translation MQDTTIECHQCGTTIAISDVLRGQMRQELAAEQQQALRAATERAEQQAQQRLQHERELLQQQVSEQQRQALQDIALLKQQLDLSQQRIATANQAELQLRQEKAELEARARDMELEIQRRLDTARQQLEHSLRNQITEEQDLKLKQKDQQISNLLKDLENAKRRSELGSQELQGEVLEQDMQTTLQHAFPHDTIQPVPKGMRGADIIQTVINAQLQECGAIIWESKNTKAWQASWIDKLKEDQRSAGAAIAVLVSVVVPETIRGFGRIDGVWVSDLKNWQALASVLREQLVQVSYARAASEGLDAKMELLWRYLSGDEFRQRVEAIVEAFDTMQAQIHKERRAMEKHWAEREKQLQRVIGSTTGMYGALQGIIGHTMPVVAALEFDAE comes from the coding sequence ATGCAAGACACCACCATCGAATGCCACCAGTGCGGCACAACCATTGCCATTTCCGACGTGCTACGCGGGCAAATGCGCCAAGAACTCGCCGCCGAACAGCAACAAGCGCTGCGTGCCGCGACCGAACGCGCCGAACAACAAGCGCAACAGCGCCTGCAACACGAGCGCGAACTGCTACAACAACAAGTGAGCGAACAACAGCGCCAAGCCTTGCAAGACATTGCCCTGCTCAAACAACAACTCGACCTGAGCCAGCAGCGCATCGCCACCGCCAACCAAGCCGAGCTGCAATTACGCCAAGAAAAAGCCGAACTCGAAGCCCGCGCCCGCGACATGGAACTCGAAATTCAACGCCGTCTCGACACCGCCCGCCAGCAACTCGAACACAGCCTGCGCAATCAAATCACCGAAGAACAAGACCTCAAACTCAAGCAAAAAGACCAACAAATCAGCAATCTGCTCAAAGATTTGGAAAACGCCAAACGCCGCAGCGAACTCGGCTCCCAAGAGTTACAAGGCGAAGTGCTGGAACAAGACATGCAAACCACCCTGCAACACGCTTTCCCGCATGACACTATCCAACCCGTGCCCAAAGGAATGCGCGGTGCGGACATTATCCAAACCGTGATCAACGCGCAGTTGCAAGAATGCGGCGCGATTATCTGGGAATCGAAAAACACCAAGGCATGGCAAGCAAGCTGGATCGACAAACTTAAAGAAGACCAACGCAGCGCCGGAGCCGCGATTGCAGTATTGGTATCGGTAGTTGTGCCGGAAACGATTCGCGGCTTCGGGCGCATTGATGGCGTGTGGGTCAGCGATTTGAAAAACTGGCAGGCACTCGCCAGCGTCTTGCGCGAACAATTGGTACAAGTCAGTTACGCCCGCGCTGCCAGTGAAGGCTTGGATGCGAAAATGGAATTGCTGTGGCGTTACCTATCCGGTGATGAATTCCGCCAGCGGGTAGAAGCGATTGTAGAAGCCTTCGACACCATGCAAGCGCAAATTCACAAAGAACGCCGCGCCATGGAAAAGCATTGGGCAGAACGTGAAAAGCAGTTACAGAGGGTGATCGGCAGTACCACCGGTATGTACGGGGCGTTGCAAGGCATTATCGGTCACACCATGCCTGTGGTCGCTGCGCTGGAATTTGATGCGGAATAG
- a CDS encoding phasin family protein produces MQNEMMNIVKQFSDSAMASAKKIGELNMKTFETLATKQADLMKSCVEMGTKNAEAATKVKDLTELTALQQDVTRTCGEKWVANMREATEMLTSVRDELTAIMEEAAKYTQAGAEQAVEAGKKAATEAVEKTTEAVEKASAEVVELTKEAAGKAVEVTQKVAAKAKAA; encoded by the coding sequence ATGCAAAACGAAATGATGAACATCGTAAAACAATTCAGTGACAGCGCGATGGCTTCTGCCAAGAAAATCGGCGAACTGAACATGAAAACCTTTGAAACACTGGCTACCAAGCAAGCTGACCTGATGAAATCTTGTGTCGAAATGGGCACTAAGAACGCAGAAGCAGCAACCAAAGTAAAAGACCTGACCGAACTGACAGCACTGCAACAAGACGTTACCCGCACTTGTGGCGAAAAATGGGTTGCGAACATGCGTGAAGCGACTGAAATGCTGACTTCCGTTCGTGACGAACTGACAGCCATCATGGAAGAAGCTGCAAAATACACTCAAGCTGGTGCTGAGCAAGCAGTAGAAGCTGGCAAGAAAGCAGCAACTGAAGCGGTAGAAAAGACCACTGAAGCGGTTGAAAAAGCCTCTGCTGAAGTGGTTGAGCTGACTAAAGAAGCGGCAGGCAAAGCCGTTGAAGTGACTCAAAAAGTTGCTGCTAAAGCTAAAGCTGCTTAA
- the cas6 gene encoding CRISPR system precrRNA processing endoribonuclease RAMP protein Cas6, translating to MRHFSLPIARYRLTLRALTPIQFPAYAGSTWRGAFGHALRRTVCITREPDCRQCLLWRSCVYSQVFETPAGHEPLLEKINAAPHPYIMQPLATSGRQYAPGEVLSLELSLLGAAIGHLPYLIHAMQQVGERGIGKGDGRYALVAVEQELTPGAGEWAQIQAAGGSLQALAGIVPSVPPMPERVQVRLLTPLRLLQEGTPIRSSRFTFQLFINALMRRITLLHAYHAGVELPGDFKALSQQAAAVTLEDANLHWHEWARYSNRQQNHVQMGGLVGSFMLALDGLEDFWPWLWLGQWVHAGKGAVMGMGGYALDCYTGEKAI from the coding sequence ATGCGCCATTTTAGCCTACCGATTGCCCGTTACCGTTTAACATTGCGGGCGCTAACCCCGATTCAATTCCCTGCTTATGCTGGCTCGACTTGGCGTGGTGCGTTTGGTCATGCCTTGCGGCGCACGGTGTGTATTACCCGTGAGCCGGATTGTCGCCAGTGTTTGTTGTGGCGTTCCTGTGTTTACAGTCAGGTGTTTGAAACACCAGCGGGGCATGAGCCATTGCTGGAAAAGATTAATGCCGCCCCCCACCCTTACATTATGCAGCCGTTGGCAACGTCGGGGCGGCAGTATGCGCCGGGGGAGGTGTTGTCGCTGGAATTGAGTTTGCTGGGGGCGGCGATTGGGCATTTACCGTATTTAATCCACGCGATGCAGCAGGTGGGCGAACGCGGAATCGGTAAGGGCGATGGGCGTTATGCGCTGGTGGCGGTGGAACAGGAGCTTACACCGGGTGCGGGGGAATGGGCGCAGATTCAGGCGGCGGGGGGAAGTTTGCAAGCGTTAGCGGGAATTGTGCCGTCGGTTCCGCCAATGCCGGAAAGGGTGCAGGTGCGCTTGTTGACGCCGTTGCGCTTGTTGCAGGAAGGGACGCCGATACGCAGCAGCCGGTTTACGTTTCAGTTGTTTATCAATGCGTTGATGCGGCGGATTACCTTATTGCACGCTTATCATGCGGGAGTGGAATTGCCGGGTGATTTTAAGGCGTTGAGCCAGCAAGCGGCGGCGGTGACACTGGAAGATGCGAATTTGCACTGGCATGAATGGGCGCGTTATTCCAATCGCCAGCAGAACCATGTGCAGATGGGCGGGTTGGTGGGTAGCTTTATGCTGGCGCTGGATGGGCTGGAGGATTTCTGGCCTTGGTTATGGTTGGGGCAGTGGGTACACGCGGGGAAAGGTGCGGTGATGGGCATGGGCGGGTATGCGCTCGACTGCTATACTGGGGAAAAGGCGATTTGA
- the phbB gene encoding acetoacetyl-CoA reductase, which translates to MSKVALVTGGTGGIGNAICKQFAADGYKVVTTYFEPEEQAKAWQAKQDYDVAIYPCDVSSYDDCAKLKESVIADFGQVDIIVNCAGITRDATFKKITPAHWAAVMKTNLDSVFNVTHQFVNEMAERGFGRVINISSINGQKGQFGQTNYSAAKAGVHGFTMALAQEVARKGVTINTLSPGYIATEMVMAIAEDVRNKIIAQIPVGRLGTPEEMAAIVSFLASDNAGFITGANISANGGQFIH; encoded by the coding sequence ATGAGTAAAGTTGCACTGGTAACAGGCGGTACTGGCGGTATTGGTAACGCGATTTGCAAGCAGTTCGCTGCTGACGGCTACAAAGTTGTCACCACCTATTTCGAGCCGGAAGAGCAAGCCAAAGCATGGCAAGCCAAACAAGATTATGACGTTGCCATCTACCCTTGCGATGTCAGCAGTTATGACGATTGCGCCAAACTGAAAGAATCCGTGATTGCGGATTTCGGTCAGGTTGACATTATCGTTAACTGCGCGGGCATTACCCGTGACGCCACCTTCAAGAAAATTACCCCGGCGCATTGGGCTGCGGTCATGAAAACCAACTTGGATAGCGTCTTCAACGTGACGCACCAGTTCGTGAACGAAATGGCTGAACGTGGCTTTGGGCGCGTCATCAACATTTCTTCCATCAACGGTCAGAAAGGTCAGTTTGGTCAAACCAACTACAGCGCAGCAAAAGCCGGTGTACACGGTTTCACCATGGCACTGGCACAAGAAGTGGCACGTAAAGGTGTGACCATCAACACCTTATCACCGGGCTACATCGCCACTGAAATGGTTATGGCTATCGCGGAAGACGTGCGCAACAAAATCATCGCACAAATCCCGGTCGGTCGTTTGGGTACACCGGAAGAAATGGCGGCAATCGTTTCTTTCTTGGCATCCGACAACGCGGGCTTCATCACCGGTGCGAACATTTCTGCTAACGGCGGTCAGTTCATTCACTAA
- a CDS encoding Uma2 family endonuclease — MQFQFSQLSFPENAEVVINDVSWADFERFMDELGDRSSLRIHYNQRSIHLMAPSVGHEMPKTYIGDFIKYLLEHAEVDFSPLGSFTMRKQSVQKAVEPDECFYIEHAAAVRGKRQISLDSDPPPDLAVEIDIYSPTDRALYAALGVPELWIYDGKQLVIWVLQAGEYQAVEFSPHFPGLALREKIPALLDLAEREGRMVAMKAFRAWVGENPYSNAAEVV; from the coding sequence ATGCAGTTTCAGTTTAGTCAGCTTAGCTTTCCGGAAAATGCGGAAGTGGTGATCAATGATGTGTCTTGGGCGGATTTCGAGCGCTTCATGGATGAATTGGGGGATAGGAGCAGTCTGCGCATTCATTACAATCAGCGGAGTATTCATTTGATGGCACCATCGGTTGGGCATGAAATGCCAAAAACGTATATCGGCGACTTTATCAAATATTTGTTGGAACACGCCGAGGTGGATTTTAGCCCGCTGGGTTCGTTTACCATGCGTAAGCAAAGTGTGCAAAAAGCGGTTGAACCGGATGAGTGCTTTTATATTGAACATGCGGCGGCGGTGCGTGGCAAACGGCAGATTAGTCTGGATAGTGATCCGCCACCGGATTTGGCAGTGGAAATCGACATTTATTCGCCGACAGATCGGGCGTTGTATGCGGCGCTGGGTGTGCCGGAGTTGTGGATATACGATGGCAAGCAATTGGTGATTTGGGTGTTGCAGGCGGGTGAATATCAGGCCGTTGAATTTAGCCCGCATTTTCCGGGGTTGGCATTGCGGGAAAAAATCCCGGCGTTGCTGGACTTGGCGGAACGTGAGGGGCGCATGGTGGCGATGAAGGCGTTTCGCGCTTGGGTGGGCGAAAATCCCTATTCAAACGCTGCTGAGGTGGTGTAA